In Montipora capricornis isolate CH-2021 chromosome 4, ASM3666992v2, whole genome shotgun sequence, a single genomic region encodes these proteins:
- the LOC138045943 gene encoding uncharacterized protein isoform X1, whose product MLIEVQSRMETIEHLAAIIFWMCSLWRVASAEPCSFIVIGSSGAINLSSSFVIENTCIWHIAVPSHHNIRLNFTTLNIVNQPGSNISSVKVYDGRNESQTLLGHFTENKSHFSIQSSGRYMLVVATGVASFKAVYTSRARRAKPRVIIPLRMVRTVSEHYVWCSSEGTPPINISLMNSTTTLASGKGIVWSKLNHDGNYSCVATNEVGTESKTFYVSLIDFRVCVNLCDCRGTTSWWFQFENIFRCTGKYSAHLLNNIPTTTTEL is encoded by the exons ATGCTTATTGAAGTACAGTCAAGAATGGAAACCATTGAGCATCTTGCAGCCATCATATTTTGGATGTGTAGTTTGTGGA GGGTAGCTTCAGCCGAACCATGCTCCTTCATCGTCATTGGCTCAAGTGGTGCAATCAATTTGAGTTCCTCATTCGTCATAGAAAATACTTGCATCTGGCATATCGCAGTACCATCTCATCACAATATACGTTTAAACTTTACTACCCTTAATATCGTGAACCAACCTGGCTCGAACATCAGTTCGGTAAAAGTCTATGATGGAAGGAACGAGTCTCAAACGTTGCTTGGGCACTTCACTGAAAACAAGAGTCATTTCTCCATACAATCGAGTGGACGCTACATGTTGGTTGTTGCAACTGGCGTTGCAAGCTTTAAAGCAGTTTATACTTCTAGAGCAAGAAGAG CTAAACCAAGggtaataattcctttacgAATGGTTCGAACAGTCTCGGAGCATTATGTGTGGTGCTCGTCTGAAGGGACGCCACCGATCAACATATCATTGATGAACTCAACTACAACCTTGGCTTCTGGGAAGGGAATAGTGTGGAGCAAACTCAACCATGATGGTAACTATAGTTGCGTCGCTACCAATGAAGTTGGCACCGAATCAAAGACGTTTTACGTTTCTCTTATAG ATTTTCGCGTTTGTGTGAATTTGTGTGACTGCCGCGGCACTACATCTTGGTGGTTTCAATTTGAGAACATCTTTCGCTGCACAGGGAAATATTCAGCTCATCTGTTGAACAACATTCCAACAACCACGACAGAGCTGTGA
- the LOC138046554 gene encoding uncharacterized protein — protein sequence MERAGKEENVSNFVTWLHQEATLRSRGKPDSDNADEKERTHRGPTFRRTENHAASNDRTPDQEACPLGCAWKHHLAACPLYQSSTVNQRWDVVKQSKRCRKCLRPHHTNDCKKPDGTTCDKYKRNHYRTLHNETINSNLSSSAVPFRMQDVPAEGNTSCAADHKEDVKLITGLCPVQKVKVMDSGGTLVEMLAMIDSGSNTSLLSKNAAERLGIAGTATHLTMNLAGGEKRSETSEIIEITVASSTEEDITKTLEVYTIKRPCSAAKIISKGAIEHFSHLKPVANKLHLSGGTIDLLIGTDFVNAFVDIHALSGEPGEPIAKRNCFGWYVLGQVNSSRIQSVEVGTLSFEDDIKKLLYQDTLGVKPTELCTCSENVLRENKFVKSLSDSNTLVDGRIQVRMPWNENGPPKRSNYDIAFKRMQSAEKSFQRKECFAIVNDEVQKLLEQEFVIKIPTEEVDHSQPEWYLPLQAVFTPERTTKVRLVFDASSKGHDGLSLNDHLEKGPNYTNSLPNVLMAWRWNEVAYSGDIRKMFNQVLVHPDDQVFHRFLWRSDKTETPSVFQWLRLNFGDKPAPDIASNAINYLAKVSQVEFPDTAQKLQDHAYVDDIAGSKGNSTKAKRIIKEIDTVLGKGQFQIKAWHSNRSEIDQSNGERFTDLLGHKWDKEEDKFTFKKENVVGLLEGFSKRSCLKFLAQLWDPIGLVSPVTIKFRIDLQGLWSSGYSWDDILPESIQQTWLENVQSINDLLSFHFDRKLKPSNAVGVPQIHGFSDGGEQAYGAVIFLRWKLAGGNYRCVPVMIKAFVAPLKKKSIPRLELLGCLSLARMYITCVKALEFRKAQDWKRFFWIDSSTVLSWIRTPTREFRPFVSARVAEIQETIGADQFHYIKSNNNPADALTRGIHLNHLMKWAEGPSFLELPEEKWPNFQDHTQVNTNVDDLEALKEKKTFQKEKKAGKHRTAAAEVCPELDQHESEENPILLHLLKTCSTYSKIRRTLAHVRRFIHNARKMNPKSGPISVQELKSAETQLLKWSQFHVDEDSLNKKLVAKKGEDGLLRADGRLEDIRGLPEELRRPLMLPQDDPFVILLLRDLHERRGHCGYKSLIHEARKRFWIIGLRRMAKTVTSKCVTCRKLRKRPLNQLLGQIPNLRVAAGFPAFSNTAMDMFGPVQIKLGRKTLKEAQVIIFTCMTSRAIHLELVTDKTSDAFLMVFRRFACLRGYPNVCWSDRGTNFVGAQGYLKETTQNWDIPGIKSVLSDKFGCEFRWEWNTPHASHQNGIVETLIKSVRQALNATCKIQAYSEEQWRTFLSEITYMVNGRPLYPSSDDIWEAPPITPNDLLLGQYNPPPQPEPEERINPRQLLRSTQNRVADFWRSWMKYFAPNLLPRNKWFRVRDNVQTGDLVLELDPKHKRCEWKMARIVGTYPGNDGLVRKV from the coding sequence ATGGAGAGAGcgggaaaggaagaaaatgtgTCAAACTTTGTAACCTGGCTACATCAAGAGGCAACCCTTCGCTCTAGAGGCAAACCAGACAGTGACAACGCCGATGAAAAGGAACGTACCCACCGAGGACCAACCTTTAGAAGAACAGAGAACCACGCTGCTAGTAATGATAGAACTCCCGATCAAGAAGCGTGCCCACTTGGATGTGCGTGGAAACACCATTTAGCTGCCTGTCCGCTGTATCAAAGTTCAACGGTAAATCAAAGATGGGACGTAGTCAAACAGAGCAAAAGATGTCGCAAATGTCTTAGACCACATCACACGAACGACTGTAAGAAACCAGACGGTACTACCTGCGATAAATACAAAAGGAACCATTACCGCACTCTTCACAACGAGACGATCAATTCGAATCTAAGCTCGAGCGCAGTGCCTTTCCGAATGCAAGATGTTCCTGCAGAAGGCAATACCAGCTGTGCCGCTGACCACAAGGAAGATGTCAAGCTAATCACTGGTTTATGTCCTGTCCAAAAGGTGAAGGTTATGGACTCAGGTGGAACGCTTGTTGAAATGCTTGCGATGATAGATTCTGGATCAAACACAAGTCTGCTATCTAAGAATGCAGCCGAACGACTGGGAATAGCAGGGACAGCCACCCATCTTACTATGAATCTAGCAGGTGGAGAGAAGAGGTCTGAAACTTCGGAAATCATCGAGATCACTGTTGCCTCGAGTACAGAAGAGGATATCACAAAGACCCTGGAAGTATACACGATAAAGAGACCTTGCAGTGCCGCGAAGATAATCTCAAAGGGAGCTATTGAACACTTCTCTCATCTCAAACCAGTTGCGAACAAACTGCATCTATCTGGTGGAACAATAGATCTTTTAATCGGTACAGATTTCGTCAATGCCTTTGTCGACATTCATGCCTTGTCTGGGGAGCCAGGAGAGCCGATTGCCAAACGTAACTGCTTTGGTTGGTACGTTTTAGGACAAGTTAACAGTTCCAGGATACAGTCCGTTGAAGTCGGAACATTGAGCTTTGAGGACGACATTAAGAAACTACTTTATCAGGACACGCTGGGAGTTAAACCAACGGAACTGTGTACTTGTAGTGAGAACGTGCTACGAGAAAACAAGTTCGTCAAATCCCTGTCTGATTCAAATACATTGGTAGATGGAAGAATCCAAGTAAGAATGCCTTGGAATGAGAATGGACCCCCCAAACGCAGCAATTATGACATTGCCTTTAAAAGAATGCAGTCTGCCGAGAAGTCGTTCCAAAGAAAAGAATGCTTCGCAATCGTAAATGACGAGGTACAAAAGCTGTTGGAACAAGAATTCGTAATTAAAATTCCTACAGAAGAAGTTGATCACAGTCAACCCGAATGGTATCTGCCCTTGCAAGCAGTTTTCACACCAGAGAGAACTACTAAGGTTCGCCTTGTTTTCGATGCGTCTTCAAAAGGCCACGACGGTCTTTCCCTGAACGATCACCTCGAGAAAGGACCTAATTACACTAACAGTCTTCCCAATGTGCTTATGGCCTGGCGATGGAACGAAGTGGCTTACTCGGGTGATATCCGGAAAATGTTTAATCAAGTACTAGTGCACCCTGATGACCAAGTCTTTCACAGATTCTTGTGGAGAAGCGACAAAACTGAAACGCCCTCAGTCTTCCAGTGGCTCAGATTAAATTTTGGCGACAAGCCAGCACCAGACATTGCCTCGAACGCCATCAATTACTTAGCTAAAGTCTCACAAGTCGAATTTCCAGACACAGCCCAAAAACTTCAAGATCACGCGTACGTGGACGATATCGCGGGATCCAAAGGCAACTCGACAAAAGCCAAGAGAATAATCAAAGAAATTGACACCGTCCTTGGAAAAGGCCAGTTTCAAATTAAGGCGTGGCATTCCAACCGCTCAGAAATTGACCAGTCTAATGGTGAGAGATTTACAGATCTGCTTGGCCACAAATGGGATAAAGAAGAAGACAAGTTTACCTTCAAGAAAGAAAACGTGGTTGGCTTACTGGAAGGCTTCTCCAAAAGAAGCTGTCTGAAGTTTCTCGCTCAACTCTGGGATCCTATCGGACTTGTGTCACCCGTTACTATCAAGTTCAGAATTGACTTGCAAGGATTATGGAGTTCGGGTTACAGCTGGGACGACATCCTTCCCGAGAGTATTCAGCAAACATGGTTAGAAAATGTCCAGTCCATAAATGATCTCCTGTCATTTCACTTTGACCGCAAGCTAAAACCAAGCAATGCAGTGGGCGTGCCTCAAATTCACGGATTCTCCGATGGTGGTGAGCAGGCTTATGGTGCAGTCATCTTCCTACGGTGGAAACTTGCTGGCGGAAACTATCGTTGTGTTCCAGTCATGATAAAGGCTTTCGTAGCACCACTGAAGAAGAAAAGCATCCCGAGATTAGAACTGTTGGGCTGTTTATCACTCGCACGCATGTACATCACATGTGTAAAAGCATTGGAATTCAGAAAAGCGCAGGACTGGAAACGATTCTTCTGGATCGATTCATCAACTGTTTTGTCCTGGATCAGAACCCCAACACGGGAATTCAGGCCCTTTGTATCCGCCAGAGTGGCTGAAATTCAAGAGACCATTGGGGCAGACCAATTTCATTACATCAAGTCTAACAACAACCCTGCAGATGCTCTAACGAGAGGAATCCATCTTAATCATCTCATGAAGTGGGCAGAGGGACCATCCTTCCTAGAGTTGCCAGAGGAAAAGTGGCCCAACTTTCAAGATCACACCCAAGTTAACACTAATGTGGACGACCTTGAAGCTTTAAAAGAGAAGAAAACGTTTCAGAAAGAGAAGAAAGCCGGGAAACATCGCACTGCCGCCGCAGAAGTATGTCCTGAACTAGATCAGCATGAATCTGAAGAAAATCCTATCCTTTTACATTTGCTGAAAACGTGTTCTACGTACTCCAAGATAAGGAGAACTCTTGCCCACGTTCGTCGCTTTATTCACAACGCTCGGAAAATGAACCCGAAGTCAGGGCCCATTTCAGTTCAGGAACTGAAGTCTGCCGAGACTCAGCTTCTGAAGTGGAGTCAATTTCACGTCGACGAAGACAGTTTGAATAAGAAACTAGTGGCAAAGAAGGGTGAAGATGGCCTTCTTCGTGCGGATGGTCGACTTGAAGATATCAGAGGTCTCCCGGAAGAGTTGAGAAGGCCTCTTATGTTACCACAAGACGACCCATTTGTGATCTTGCTTCTGCGTGACCTCCACGAACGACGTGGGCATTGTGGCTATAAGAGTTTAATTCACGAGGCCAGAAAAAGATTTTGGATTATTGGACTCCGCAGAATGGCTAAGACCGTCACCTCAAAATGTGTCACATGCAGAAAACTACGGAAAAGGCCCCTCAACCAGCTCTTGGGACAGATCCCAAACCTAAGAGTAGCAGCTGGCTTCCCTGCATTCTCGAACACTGCTATGGACATGTTCGGACCAGTACAGATTAAACTCGGTCGCAAAACCCTGAAAGAGGCACAAGTGATCATCTTCACTTGCATGACTTCACGTGCGATCCACCTAGAGCTGGTCACCGATAAAACCTCAGACGCATTCTTAATGGTCTTTCGACGATTTGCCTGCTTACGCGGATACCCTAATGTTTGCTGGTCAGACCGTGGAACAAACTTCGTGGGTGCCCAAGGTTACCTGAAGGAAACCACACAGAACTGGGATATTCCTGGGATAAAGAGTGTCCTCTCTGATAAATTTGGCTGCGAGTTCAGATGGGAATGGAATACACCACATGCGAGTCACCAAAACGGAATTGTTGAGACCCTAATTAAGTCAGTCAGACAAGCACTTAACGCCACTTGCAAGATTCAAGCCTACTCCGAGGAACAATGGAGAACATTTCTGTCAGAAATCACCTACATGGTCAACGGACGACCGCTGTACCCCAGTTCCGACGATATCTGGGAGGCCCCACCGATCACTCCAAACGACCTACTGCTAGGCCAATACAATCCACCGCCACAACCAGAACCAGAAGAAAGAATCAATCCGCGACAGTTACTCAGGAGTACCCAAAACAGAGTTGCTGATTTCTGGAGGAGTTGGATGAAGTATTTCGCTCCAAACTTGTTACCAAGAAACAAGTGGTTTCGCGTGCGAGATAACGTCCAGACCGGTGATCTTGTATTGGAGCTGGATCCCAAACACAAAAgatgtgaatggaaaatggcgcGTATTGTAGGCACCTATCCTGGAAACGACGGCCTTGTTCGAAAAGTGTGA